In Neorhizobium galegae, the following proteins share a genomic window:
- a CDS encoding hybrid sensor histidine kinase/response regulator, translating into MNGNTGSEATAESQLDAVTSLLDDANLIAHGVDGIISRWTSGCEQLYGWRREEALGKVVHDLLATEFPEPLDDIRRHVQTYHAWQGEVVHHHKHGHPVFVATRWVAVNPSSDGPSVIIQTNNDITEMKRVQNDLAEREAHLRSILDTVPESMVVIDEVGCISSFSAAAERLFGYSSDEVCGHNVKMLMPSPDRDAHDGYISRYLHTGERRIIGYGRVVTGQRKDGSTFPMELSVGEAVTNGKRIFTGFVRDLTSRHKIEEELRQAQKMEAIGQLTGGLAHDFNNLLTVISGNLEMIENKLADAGLLELLHEAQGAAEDGAKLTGQLLAFGRRQPLNPKLADIGNLVSGFSELLRRTLGETIELRTTVTGVSNEALVDGSQLQNALLNLTLNARDAMPRGGKLSIEISRVRLDVDYAQMYPDVRTGDFVLISVTDTGIGMSPDIRDKAFEPFFTTKGLGAGTGLGLSMVYGFAKQSGGHIQLYSEPGQGTSVRIFLPVVRKAEAADPLAVEAATKQVSIPGGNEKILVVEDDPRVRRIAVSRLTQLGYRVIEASSGREALDQLGQHDGIHLLFTDIVMPGGMTGDELAAEVRARRPGMKVLFTSGYAEPAIAGRELAQSGSWLKKPYTARELAVRLRELLD; encoded by the coding sequence ATGAACGGCAATACAGGATCCGAAGCCACGGCGGAAAGCCAACTCGATGCCGTCACCTCTCTTCTCGACGATGCCAACCTTATCGCCCATGGCGTGGACGGCATCATCAGCCGCTGGACCAGCGGCTGCGAGCAGCTTTACGGATGGCGTCGGGAGGAGGCTCTCGGCAAGGTCGTTCACGATCTTCTGGCGACAGAGTTTCCCGAGCCGCTCGACGATATTCGTCGACATGTCCAGACTTATCATGCCTGGCAGGGCGAGGTCGTCCATCATCACAAGCATGGACACCCGGTCTTCGTGGCGACCCGCTGGGTGGCCGTCAATCCATCGAGCGACGGTCCTTCGGTCATCATTCAAACGAACAACGATATCACCGAGATGAAAAGGGTGCAGAACGATCTTGCCGAACGCGAAGCGCATCTGCGCTCCATTCTGGACACCGTTCCGGAATCGATGGTCGTCATCGACGAGGTCGGCTGCATCTCGTCCTTCAGTGCTGCTGCGGAACGGCTGTTCGGCTACTCGTCCGACGAGGTCTGCGGCCACAATGTGAAGATGCTGATGCCTTCGCCCGACCGGGACGCCCATGACGGATATATCTCACGCTACCTCCATACCGGCGAACGCCGGATCATCGGTTACGGCCGCGTCGTGACCGGACAGCGCAAGGACGGAAGCACGTTTCCGATGGAGCTTTCGGTCGGCGAAGCCGTCACCAACGGAAAACGCATCTTTACCGGCTTCGTCCGCGACCTCACCAGCCGTCACAAGATCGAAGAAGAGCTGCGCCAGGCCCAGAAGATGGAAGCGATAGGCCAGCTCACCGGCGGCCTGGCGCACGATTTCAACAATCTTCTGACGGTCATCAGCGGCAATCTCGAGATGATCGAGAACAAGCTCGCGGATGCGGGCCTGCTGGAGCTGCTGCATGAGGCGCAGGGCGCTGCGGAAGACGGCGCCAAACTGACCGGCCAGCTTCTGGCGTTCGGACGGCGCCAGCCGCTCAACCCGAAGCTCGCGGATATCGGCAATCTCGTGTCCGGCTTTTCGGAACTTCTGCGGCGCACGCTCGGCGAAACGATCGAACTTCGCACCACGGTCACCGGCGTCTCCAACGAAGCGCTGGTCGACGGATCGCAGCTCCAGAATGCGCTTCTCAACCTGACGCTCAATGCCCGCGACGCGATGCCGCGCGGCGGCAAGCTGTCGATCGAGATTTCCCGCGTCAGACTGGATGTCGACTACGCGCAGATGTATCCCGACGTCCGCACCGGAGACTTCGTGCTGATTTCCGTCACCGACACGGGCATCGGCATGTCTCCCGATATCAGGGACAAGGCCTTCGAGCCCTTCTTCACCACCAAAGGCCTGGGCGCCGGAACGGGCCTTGGCCTCAGCATGGTCTACGGTTTCGCCAAACAGTCCGGCGGGCATATCCAGCTCTACAGCGAGCCGGGACAGGGCACGAGCGTCAGAATTTTCCTGCCGGTGGTGCGCAAGGCGGAAGCGGCGGACCCGCTTGCTGTCGAGGCTGCCACGAAGCAGGTCTCCATTCCCGGCGGCAACGAAAAGATCCTCGTCGTCGAGGATGACCCGCGGGTCCGGCGCATCGCCGTGTCGCGGCTGACGCAGCTCGGTTATCGCGTCATCGAGGCCTCGAGCGGCCGGGAAGCGCTGGACCAGCTCGGCCAGCACGACGGCATCCACCTTCTTTTCACCGATATCGTGATGCCGGGCGGGATGACAGGCGACGAACTGGCGGCCGAAGTCCGCGCAAGACGGCCAGGCATGAAGGTGTTGTTCACCTCCGGCTACGCCGAACCGGCGATCGCCGGACGCGAGCTCGCCCAATCCGGTAGCTGGCTCAAGAAGCCGTATACTGCCAGGGAACTCGCGGTGCGGCTTCGCGAACTGCTGGACTGA
- a CDS encoding ABC transporter substrate-binding protein: MKPMKFLLAGVAASVIALSSAQAADLILGSATEPSAIDPQFSRTGNNQNIAMQVFDRLVQTDPAINIEPALAVSWTNVDPLTWQIKLRDGVKFHDGNPLTSEDVIFSLTRAKDIPNSPAPFSGNVGAIDSMKAIDKLTVEIKTKKPTPDFIEQVGFVYIVEKKVAEGASIEDFNSGKAAIGTGAYKFKSWTPGDNLQLTRNDTFWGKKQDFDNVTIKFISNDASRVAALRSGAVDLIDAVPPGDVKTLQGISGLKVFSIASARMIYLALDSARDKTPFITDKEGKPLDKNPLKDVKVRQALSELVNRQLIIDRILDGSADAAGQLVPNGVAGNDPSIAAPAMNAENAKKLLAEAGYKDGFGITIHTSNDRFPGDSEVAQALGQMFARGGLKVNGVVAQPYNVYTKGAGAGEFSAFIFSLGNSTPTSATGLRNLLMTANKDAGTGSFNRTKYSNPAFDDAMRAATAEFDVKKRVELLQKATKMVFADVPVIPLYWQKVHWAGKANVSYVANMTEDTSATLAGIAK; encoded by the coding sequence ATGAAACCGATGAAATTTCTCCTGGCCGGGGTTGCGGCCTCGGTCATCGCGCTGAGCTCGGCTCAGGCCGCTGACCTGATACTCGGCAGCGCCACCGAGCCGTCGGCGATCGATCCGCAGTTTTCGCGCACCGGCAACAACCAGAACATTGCCATGCAGGTTTTCGACCGCCTGGTGCAGACCGACCCCGCGATCAATATCGAGCCGGCGCTTGCCGTCTCCTGGACAAATGTCGATCCGCTGACCTGGCAGATCAAACTGCGCGACGGCGTCAAATTCCACGACGGCAACCCGCTGACATCAGAGGACGTGATCTTCTCGCTCACCCGCGCCAAGGATATCCCGAACAGCCCGGCGCCGTTCTCCGGCAATGTCGGGGCGATCGACAGCATGAAGGCGATCGACAAACTGACCGTCGAGATCAAGACCAAGAAGCCGACGCCCGATTTCATCGAACAGGTCGGCTTCGTCTACATCGTCGAAAAGAAGGTCGCGGAAGGCGCTTCGATCGAGGACTTCAACAGCGGCAAGGCGGCGATCGGCACCGGCGCCTACAAGTTCAAGTCCTGGACGCCGGGCGACAACCTGCAACTCACCCGCAACGATACCTTCTGGGGCAAGAAACAGGATTTCGACAACGTTACGATCAAGTTCATCTCCAATGATGCGTCGCGCGTCGCTGCCCTTCGCTCCGGCGCCGTCGACCTGATCGACGCCGTGCCGCCAGGCGATGTGAAAACCCTCCAGGGTATCTCCGGCCTCAAGGTCTTCTCGATCGCCTCCGCCCGCATGATCTACCTCGCGCTCGACAGCGCCCGCGACAAGACGCCCTTCATCACCGACAAGGAAGGCAAGCCGCTCGACAAGAACCCGCTGAAGGACGTCAAGGTCCGCCAGGCGCTCTCCGAGTTGGTCAACCGCCAGCTGATCATCGACCGTATTCTTGACGGTTCGGCGGATGCTGCAGGCCAACTGGTTCCGAACGGCGTCGCCGGCAACGATCCGTCGATCGCGGCGCCCGCCATGAACGCCGAGAACGCCAAGAAGCTGCTTGCGGAAGCCGGCTACAAGGACGGTTTCGGCATCACCATCCACACCTCCAACGATCGCTTCCCGGGTGATTCGGAAGTGGCGCAGGCACTCGGCCAGATGTTTGCGCGCGGCGGCCTGAAGGTGAACGGCGTCGTCGCCCAGCCCTATAACGTCTACACCAAGGGCGCCGGGGCCGGCGAATTCTCCGCCTTCATCTTCTCTCTCGGCAACTCTACGCCGACCTCGGCAACCGGCCTTCGCAACCTGCTGATGACGGCCAACAAGGACGCCGGCACCGGCTCGTTCAACCGGACGAAATATTCGAACCCGGCCTTCGACGACGCGATGCGCGCCGCAACCGCCGAATTCGACGTCAAGAAGCGCGTGGAGCTGCTGCAGAAAGCAACCAAGATGGTGTTCGCCGACGTGCCGGTCATCCCGCTTTACTGGCAGAAGGTTCACTGGGCCGGCAAGGCGAACGTCTCCTATGTCGCCAACATGACGGAAGACACCAGCGCGACGCTCGCCGGTATCGCCAAGTAG
- the ccoS gene encoding cbb3-type cytochrome oxidase assembly protein CcoS yields the protein MNMLIYLIPIALFLGGLGLFAFLWSLKSGQYDDLEGASWRVLQDDPPE from the coding sequence ATGAACATGCTGATCTACCTCATCCCAATCGCGCTTTTCCTCGGCGGTCTCGGCCTCTTCGCCTTTCTCTGGTCGCTGAAGAGCGGCCAGTACGACGATCTCGAAGGCGCGTCCTGGCGCGTGTTGCAGGACGACCCGCCGGAATGA
- a CDS encoding VOC family protein has product MRFINPIPFVRDINHSKAFYRDRLGLRIVEDFGDFVLFETGFAIHEGSSLEQTIWRQAPVANEPYGRRNLLLYFEHENVDAAFENIAPHVELIHPVEPQAWGQRVFRFYDPDGHAIEIGEPQRLNPSGTSQKL; this is encoded by the coding sequence ATGCGTTTTATCAATCCCATTCCTTTCGTCCGTGACATAAATCACTCGAAAGCGTTTTACCGAGATAGGCTCGGGCTGAGGATAGTGGAGGATTTCGGGGACTTCGTACTCTTCGAAACAGGTTTCGCAATCCACGAAGGCAGTTCGCTTGAGCAAACGATTTGGCGGCAAGCCCCTGTTGCGAACGAACCCTACGGACGGAGAAATTTGCTGCTATATTTCGAACATGAGAATGTCGATGCGGCCTTTGAAAACATCGCGCCGCATGTGGAACTGATCCATCCGGTAGAGCCGCAAGCCTGGGGGCAGCGGGTCTTCCGCTTTTATGACCCCGACGGACACGCGATAGAGATCGGTGAACCACAAAGGCTAAACCCTTCTGGGACTTCACAGAAACTCTGA
- a CDS encoding ABC transporter ATP-binding protein, whose amino-acid sequence MTTPLVEAVPLVEAVDVSRRFSRKLDYAEKIANLFGAGLEEKTVHAVDEVNLAVYPGEVVGLVGESGCGKSTLGRVMAGIMPASGGEVRWKGRPLTSLQGDDKRAMRLSAQMIFQDPMSTLNPRKRVLDLIGEAPKVHGIVKGREMRDYVAALVTRVGLDPSYLDRYPHQFSGGQRQRIGIARALAVKPKLLVCDESVAALDVSIQAQILNLFMELRQEFGLTYLFISHDLGVVKHICDRVVVMYLGRVVESATPDELFDNPKHPYTQALIRELPSVTDRRRVFTPIKGEIPSPLHPPAGCHFHPRCPKAFDRCRVERPVLKENAAGHVSACHLNDLAAHQATNATAEPAI is encoded by the coding sequence ATGACGACCCCGCTCGTGGAAGCCGTGCCCCTCGTAGAAGCCGTGGATGTCAGCCGGCGGTTTTCCCGCAAGCTCGACTATGCGGAAAAGATCGCCAATCTCTTCGGGGCGGGCCTCGAGGAGAAGACCGTACATGCGGTCGACGAAGTCAATCTCGCGGTCTATCCGGGCGAGGTGGTCGGCCTCGTCGGTGAATCGGGCTGCGGGAAATCGACGCTCGGCCGGGTGATGGCCGGCATCATGCCCGCGAGCGGCGGCGAGGTACGCTGGAAGGGCCGGCCGCTGACCTCGCTGCAGGGTGACGACAAACGCGCCATGCGGCTTTCCGCCCAGATGATCTTCCAGGACCCGATGTCGACGCTCAATCCGCGCAAGCGGGTTCTCGACCTGATCGGCGAGGCGCCCAAGGTGCACGGCATCGTCAAGGGCCGGGAGATGCGGGATTACGTGGCTGCGCTGGTGACGCGTGTCGGCCTCGATCCGTCCTATCTGGACCGCTACCCGCACCAGTTTTCCGGCGGGCAGCGGCAGCGTATCGGCATTGCCCGGGCGCTCGCGGTAAAGCCGAAGCTGCTCGTCTGCGACGAATCCGTCGCTGCCCTCGACGTGTCGATCCAGGCGCAGATCCTCAACCTGTTCATGGAACTGAGACAAGAGTTCGGGCTGACCTATCTGTTCATCAGCCACGACCTCGGCGTCGTGAAACACATCTGCGATCGGGTGGTGGTCATGTATCTCGGCCGCGTGGTGGAAAGCGCCACGCCGGACGAGCTCTTCGACAATCCGAAACATCCCTATACCCAGGCGCTGATCCGCGAACTGCCGTCCGTCACCGATCGCCGCCGGGTGTTCACGCCGATCAAGGGCGAGATCCCCTCGCCGCTCCATCCGCCGGCGGGATGCCATTTCCATCCCCGCTGTCCCAAGGCTTTCGACCGCTGCCGCGTGGAACGGCCGGTCCTGAAGGAAAACGCGGCAGGCCATGTCAGCGCCTGCCACCTGAACGATCTTGCCGCCCATCAGGCAACAAACGCGACGGCCGAACCGGCCATCTAA
- a CDS encoding CapA family protein: MLTVAVTGQILIHGPLDLHGEGQAEVRDFLEADVVFGNLEATVETAGAWPTKTKTLHLASPDALVSIRELGFHAVTHANNHAFDLGPPGIASTRAAVEMAGLKLAGSGQDIEQAAAPTIVPGPEQSLAIFSVDLGPQPDINYASTERGGIAPLRMKRTVSVPAEEFETLKRIVGTLGDDKRGAARAAVGYDVGERPELEVFGTPVAAGAAIGAHWTANETDMQRLVDGIDAAKAIGDLVAVALHGHHWDSNWKTTPDWLLDLCRGLIDYGADLVLGTGAPVMQPLIFYRGRVIIAGLGNFVFHTGRPATYDEKHVDVWRSAAIRLTLADDGTCKRLELLPISVGRPVDHDLPLGPVPLQGSDADDMRERAFAGLSAADRQVIF; encoded by the coding sequence ATGCTGACCGTCGCCGTTACCGGCCAAATCCTGATCCACGGCCCCCTCGACCTCCATGGCGAGGGGCAGGCCGAGGTCCGGGATTTCCTCGAGGCGGATGTGGTCTTCGGCAATCTCGAGGCGACGGTGGAGACGGCAGGGGCATGGCCCACCAAGACGAAGACGCTGCATCTGGCTTCCCCGGATGCGCTGGTTTCCATTCGGGAACTCGGTTTTCACGCGGTGACGCATGCCAACAACCATGCCTTCGATCTCGGCCCGCCGGGCATCGCCTCGACGCGCGCCGCGGTGGAAATGGCCGGGCTGAAGCTCGCAGGCAGCGGGCAGGATATCGAGCAGGCTGCCGCGCCGACGATCGTGCCGGGACCTGAGCAATCGCTTGCCATCTTCTCCGTCGATCTCGGGCCGCAGCCGGACATCAACTATGCCTCGACCGAGCGCGGTGGCATTGCCCCGTTGCGGATGAAGCGGACGGTGAGCGTGCCGGCCGAAGAATTCGAGACGCTGAAGAGGATCGTCGGGACCCTCGGCGACGACAAACGCGGCGCGGCACGTGCCGCCGTGGGTTATGATGTGGGCGAACGCCCGGAACTGGAGGTCTTCGGCACGCCCGTCGCTGCCGGCGCCGCCATCGGTGCACACTGGACGGCGAACGAGACGGACATGCAGCGGCTCGTCGACGGCATCGATGCCGCAAAGGCGATAGGGGATCTGGTGGCGGTGGCGCTCCACGGCCATCACTGGGATTCGAACTGGAAAACGACGCCCGACTGGCTGCTCGATCTCTGTCGCGGCCTGATCGACTACGGCGCGGATCTGGTGCTTGGTACCGGCGCGCCGGTCATGCAGCCGCTCATCTTTTATCGCGGGCGGGTGATCATCGCCGGCCTCGGCAACTTCGTCTTCCACACCGGGCGGCCGGCGACCTATGACGAAAAGCATGTCGATGTCTGGCGCAGCGCCGCGATCCGGTTGACGCTTGCGGATGACGGTACGTGCAAAAGACTTGAATTGCTGCCGATTTCGGTCGGCAGACCGGTGGACCACGACCTGCCTTTGGGGCCGGTTCCGCTGCAGGGCTCCGATGCGGACGATATGCGGGAAAGAGCTTTTGCCGGGCTTTCTGCGGCGGACAGACAGGTTATTTTTTGA
- a CDS encoding CocE/NonD family hydrolase gives MDTLTPSRFEVIADDVVVERDVMVTMRDGMRLATDVYRPAKDGKAIEGRLPAIMERTPYGKAERSRSEIEVGMAEPMKRHEVASYFVRAGYAVIYQDCRGRYNSEGEFSKYISEAADGYDTACWLVEQPWSDGQFGTMGLSYAAHTQAALACLNPPGLACMVMDSGGFSNAYQCGIRQGGAFELKQATWAYNQAIGEGNEVARAAIEAEDLRAWFNVMPWSEGNSPVRWMPEYESYLLDQWRSGTFDESWRRVGLYMEGFYETFPEVPVVLMSSWYDAYVKSTLDNYRGLSGKDSRPLQLIMGPWLHGNRNATLAGDTSFGPAAPLGGNAMESWLSFRRNWFDHWLKGKDNTVAQEPVVRAFVMGGGSGTRDADGRLDHGGHWIEAADWPLPGTEFLNYYIHENGSLSTDKPKAEASPFTYDFDPKNPVPTIGGSLTSGQPIFEGGGFDQREGDKFYGSKHPGLPLSARADVLSFETEPLAEDVAVVGPITVELYVSSDALDTDFTAKLVDVYPPSKDYPTGYALNITDGIIRCRYRNSFEKPEPIVKGEVFTVTIEPFATANLFSKGHRIRVDISSSNFPKYDINPNSYAPEGRGRTSQVARNTVFCDGMRASAIRLPIVGRVAMAALKPIAK, from the coding sequence ATGGATACCCTGACGCCATCGCGCTTCGAGGTGATTGCCGACGACGTGGTCGTCGAACGGGATGTGATGGTGACGATGCGCGACGGCATGAGGCTGGCGACCGACGTCTACCGGCCTGCCAAGGACGGCAAGGCGATCGAAGGCCGGCTTCCGGCGATCATGGAACGCACGCCCTACGGCAAGGCGGAGCGTTCGCGTTCCGAGATCGAGGTGGGCATGGCGGAGCCGATGAAGCGCCATGAGGTTGCGAGCTATTTCGTCCGGGCGGGATATGCCGTGATCTACCAGGATTGCCGCGGCCGCTACAATTCCGAGGGCGAGTTCAGCAAATACATTTCAGAAGCCGCCGACGGTTACGATACCGCCTGCTGGCTGGTGGAACAGCCCTGGTCGGACGGCCAGTTCGGGACGATGGGCCTTTCCTATGCGGCCCATACTCAAGCGGCGCTCGCCTGCCTCAACCCGCCGGGGCTGGCCTGCATGGTGATGGATTCGGGCGGATTCTCGAACGCCTATCAGTGCGGCATCCGCCAGGGCGGCGCCTTCGAACTGAAGCAGGCGACCTGGGCCTACAATCAGGCGATCGGCGAGGGCAATGAGGTTGCCCGTGCAGCGATCGAAGCGGAGGATCTTCGCGCATGGTTCAACGTCATGCCCTGGAGCGAAGGCAATTCTCCGGTGCGCTGGATGCCGGAATATGAAAGCTACCTGCTCGACCAGTGGCGCAGCGGCACGTTCGACGAAAGCTGGCGCCGGGTCGGGCTTTACATGGAAGGTTTCTACGAGACTTTTCCGGAAGTGCCTGTGGTGCTGATGTCGAGCTGGTACGACGCCTATGTGAAGTCGACGCTCGACAACTATCGCGGACTTTCCGGCAAGGACAGCCGACCGCTGCAGCTGATCATGGGGCCTTGGCTGCACGGCAACCGCAATGCGACGCTTGCCGGCGACACGTCCTTCGGGCCGGCCGCGCCGCTTGGCGGCAATGCCATGGAAAGCTGGCTATCCTTCCGCCGCAACTGGTTCGACCACTGGCTGAAGGGCAAGGACAACACGGTTGCGCAGGAACCGGTGGTGCGGGCCTTCGTGATGGGCGGCGGCTCTGGCACGCGCGACGCGGACGGCCGGCTGGATCACGGCGGGCACTGGATCGAGGCGGCCGACTGGCCGCTGCCGGGAACGGAATTCCTAAATTACTATATCCATGAAAACGGTTCGCTTTCCACCGACAAGCCGAAGGCGGAGGCTTCCCCCTTCACCTACGACTTCGACCCGAAGAACCCGGTTCCCACAATCGGCGGATCGCTGACGAGCGGGCAGCCGATTTTCGAAGGCGGCGGCTTCGACCAGCGCGAGGGCGACAAATTCTACGGTTCGAAACATCCGGGCCTGCCGCTTTCGGCGCGTGCCGACGTGCTCTCCTTCGAGACCGAGCCGCTCGCCGAAGATGTCGCGGTGGTCGGGCCGATCACGGTCGAACTTTACGTCTCGTCGGATGCGCTGGACACGGATTTCACCGCGAAACTCGTCGACGTCTATCCGCCGAGCAAGGACTATCCGACCGGTTACGCTCTCAACATCACCGACGGGATCATCCGCTGCCGCTATCGCAACTCCTTCGAAAAGCCGGAACCGATCGTCAAGGGCGAGGTGTTCACGGTAACGATCGAGCCGTTTGCGACCGCCAACCTGTTCTCCAAGGGCCATCGCATCCGGGTGGATATCTCGTCGTCCAATTTCCCGAAGTACGACATCAATCCAAATAGCTATGCGCCGGAAGGCCGGGGACGCACAAGCCAAGTGGCCCGCAACACGGTTTTCTGCGATGGTATGCGTGCATCTGCCATCCGCCTGCCGATCGTCGGTAGAGTGGCAATGGCGGCGCTGAAGCCCATCGCGAAATGA
- a CDS encoding ABC transporter ATP-binding protein: MTPVLEVKNLSTHFMTRRGVLKAVDDVSFTVGQREIVGLVGESGSGKSITGFSILGLVDPPGRVVGGQILFNGEDLLTKSPTAMRAIRGKRIAMIFQDPMMTLNPVLSVATQMIETVQAHDRVSRAEARARSRDALGLVGIPSPEERLDSYPHQFSGGMRQRVAIAIALLHRPDLIIADEPTTALDVTIQSQILFEIKRLATEFGMALIWISHDLGVVAALADRIMVMYAGRIVEAGQVDGVLTAPRHPYTSGLLSAVPAAVPRGEPLRPIPGFAPSPLSRPSGCAFRDRCARATDICATEPIRSIAAGREFRCFHPHLWSAA; the protein is encoded by the coding sequence ATGACACCCGTCCTCGAAGTCAAGAACCTTTCCACCCATTTCATGACCCGCCGCGGCGTGCTGAAGGCCGTCGACGACGTGAGCTTCACGGTCGGTCAGCGGGAGATCGTGGGCCTGGTCGGCGAATCCGGCTCCGGCAAGTCGATCACCGGCTTCTCGATCCTCGGCCTCGTCGATCCGCCCGGCCGGGTGGTCGGCGGCCAGATCCTGTTCAACGGCGAAGACCTGCTGACGAAATCGCCGACGGCCATGCGGGCCATCCGTGGCAAGCGCATCGCGATGATCTTCCAGGATCCGATGATGACGCTGAACCCGGTTCTCTCGGTTGCCACCCAGATGATCGAGACCGTGCAGGCCCATGACCGGGTTTCGCGCGCAGAAGCCCGCGCCCGGTCGCGCGATGCGCTCGGCCTTGTCGGCATCCCTTCGCCGGAAGAGCGGCTGGATTCCTACCCGCACCAGTTCTCCGGCGGCATGCGCCAGCGTGTGGCGATCGCCATCGCGCTTCTGCATCGGCCGGACCTGATCATCGCCGACGAACCGACGACGGCGCTCGATGTGACGATCCAGTCGCAGATCCTGTTCGAGATCAAGCGGCTGGCTACCGAATTCGGCATGGCGCTGATCTGGATCAGCCACGACCTCGGCGTCGTCGCCGCACTCGCGGACCGGATCATGGTCATGTATGCGGGCCGGATCGTCGAGGCGGGGCAGGTCGATGGGGTGCTCACCGCGCCGCGCCATCCCTACACGTCCGGCCTGCTCAGCGCCGTGCCTGCGGCGGTGCCGCGCGGCGAGCCGCTCCGGCCGATCCCTGGTTTCGCGCCCTCGCCGCTGTCGCGTCCCTCCGGCTGCGCCTTCCGCGACCGTTGCGCCCGCGCCACCGATATCTGCGCCACCGAACCGATACGGTCGATCGCCGCCGGCCGCGAGTTCCGCTGTTTCCACCCTCACCTCTGGAGCGCCGCATGA
- a CDS encoding response regulator, translating to MSSPASSANILVVDDDPRIRQMLTRYFEGEGYAVSAVSDGQEMRAQLKRQEVDIILLDLSLPGGQDGFDLAREIRMQSDVPIMMLTGRDDVVDRILGIEIGADDYIAKPFHLREVHARLKSILRRRQPAQPKPEVNEEKIVRFEGWTLSLSRRQLLSAEDGEVELTTGEFEMLAAFVQHAGRVLTRDFLMDATRGRQLDAFDRTIDAQIVRLRRKIEADAKHPQLIKAVRGVGYIFTGKLG from the coding sequence ATGTCATCCCCCGCAAGCTCAGCAAACATCCTCGTCGTCGACGACGATCCCCGAATCCGCCAGATGCTGACGCGGTATTTCGAGGGCGAAGGATATGCCGTCAGCGCGGTATCCGACGGGCAGGAAATGCGCGCTCAGCTGAAGCGGCAGGAGGTTGACATCATCCTCCTCGACCTGTCGTTGCCCGGCGGCCAGGACGGTTTTGACCTTGCACGGGAAATCCGGATGCAATCGGATGTTCCGATCATGATGCTGACGGGCCGCGACGACGTGGTCGACCGGATCCTCGGCATCGAGATCGGTGCTGACGATTACATCGCAAAACCGTTTCACCTGCGCGAAGTGCATGCGCGGCTGAAATCGATCCTCAGGCGGCGCCAGCCGGCTCAGCCGAAGCCGGAGGTAAACGAGGAGAAGATCGTCCGTTTCGAAGGATGGACGCTCAGCCTTTCCAGGCGCCAGCTGCTGTCTGCCGAAGATGGCGAAGTCGAACTGACGACGGGCGAATTCGAGATGCTGGCGGCCTTCGTGCAGCATGCGGGCCGGGTGCTGACACGCGATTTCCTGATGGACGCGACGAGGGGGCGGCAGCTCGATGCCTTCGACCGCACGATCGATGCCCAGATCGTCCGGCTGCGCCGCAAGATCGAGGCGGATGCCAAACATCCCCAGCTCATCAAGGCCGTTCGCGGCGTCGGTTACATTTTCACCGGCAAGCTCGGCTGA
- a CDS encoding helix-turn-helix domain-containing protein, with protein sequence MFLTDYAKTFTAAAARPLDEPDCLHSLFAKQPVEYLSGGQALFFEGDEARHIFEVMEGTLRVFRIISDGRRVITGFLHAGDMIGVSFRDNYIYTAEAITTAKVRRLARRQFEAAVINSESLRPKVFARVCDEMAAAQDQMVLLSSKSAEERLCTFLLRYLKRAMAEPNAQPVVELSMSRQDMADYLGLTIETVSRTITRLIGKGVLNVLDPAARHSIRIERPGMLAQLAGDDDDCGDMRRDLIALGERRRH encoded by the coding sequence ATGTTTCTCACGGATTATGCAAAGACCTTCACCGCGGCAGCAGCAAGACCGCTCGACGAACCGGATTGCCTGCATTCGCTGTTCGCGAAGCAGCCTGTGGAATATCTGTCGGGCGGCCAGGCCCTGTTCTTCGAGGGCGACGAGGCCAGGCATATTTTTGAAGTCATGGAGGGGACGTTACGCGTTTTCCGGATCATTTCGGACGGACGGCGGGTCATCACCGGGTTTCTGCATGCCGGTGATATGATCGGCGTGTCGTTCCGGGACAATTATATCTACACAGCGGAAGCAATCACCACGGCGAAGGTCCGCCGGCTGGCGCGTCGGCAATTCGAGGCAGCCGTCATCAATTCCGAGAGCCTGCGGCCAAAGGTCTTTGCCCGCGTCTGCGACGAAATGGCCGCCGCCCAGGACCAGATGGTGCTCCTGTCGAGCAAAAGCGCGGAAGAGCGGCTCTGCACCTTCCTTCTGAGATACCTGAAACGCGCGATGGCCGAACCCAATGCGCAGCCGGTCGTCGAACTCTCCATGAGCCGGCAGGACATGGCCGACTATCTCGGACTGACGATCGAGACCGTTTCGCGTACGATCACCAGGCTTATCGGCAAGGGCGTGTTGAATGTTCTGGACCCGGCCGCCCGTCATTCCATAAGAATCGAACGACCGGGGATGCTTGCGCAACTCGCCGGAGACGACGATGACTGTGGAGACATGCGGCGCGACCTGATCGCTCTCGGTGAGCGACGGCGCCATTAA